DNA sequence from the Epinephelus moara isolate mb chromosome 3, YSFRI_EMoa_1.0, whole genome shotgun sequence genome:
AGTCGCTTTccgctgcctcaaaatagcaatgggcctgaccacacctcattgtAAGACTTACACGCCCATGGTTGCACAGATGCATGCAAGTACATTTGCTACTTACACTACGTGGGTGTTGGCCATGAAGATGACAACTGCGTCAGGCTTTAACCAGCAATGATGGTTGCACTGCACTGAACGCCCCTTTGCACTGGGTGTACAATTGTTTCCACAAAAACGGAAGTAGTTCTTTTGTTCTAATTAAAGGACAGTGCCTCAATGAAGCTGAGTTTATAAATGCTGAATGAATGTACCGGTATTGCTAAGACCAAGTAAggcatgtatttttaatttaaaaaagaataaagccACCTTATTTTCCTATTTGATTATATAAGGAATATCAACACAATGCCCTCAGTTTTATACCCAGAATGTCCTTTTATGTTAACCCATATAGTGTTCAGTAAGGGCATTGTGAAGGGCTGTTCCACGTGATTGGTCGGGGCCCCCTGCTTTGCTCTGCTCATGAAACTGAATTCTGTCCTGAAAAAGAAAGTAACAACAGGCTTTATACTGAGAAAAGGTCTGTAAAGATGCCTCTGCTGCACAGTCCCAGTGGGGTATAAAGGATTAAATCCTCCAGCCAGACACAGGcctgtcaaaacaaaacaaaaccagctTTCAGAGCTGCGGACAGCCAATCAGGAGTCACCTCAGAGGATGATGTCACTGAGCTGGAGGTGTGGTTTACCCTGTTGGATTCACTGGAGTATTGCCTTGGGTGTTGTACAGTTTGTCTGGAGGCATCTGTGACAGTTTGCTTATGTTGTCCAACACCTTGTGATTTCTGTAGTTTGACATGTGCGTAAGGTTTAAATAGTTTTTTAGTGTCAAACTTTGTTGCATGTTACAGGTTTGAATTGTCCCACTGTCAGCTGCTGAATGTTACTGAGACATATCTTTACATAATAATTGTCAATGGAAGTAAGAAAAAGACATGCTAACACCTgaatatttttctttctctctcatttctACAGGTCACAGAGCTGAATGAAGCACTATCCAATGAAGAGAGGAACCTGCTCTCTGTGGCCTATAAGAACGTGGTCGGGGCAAGGCGTTCATCCTGGCGTGTCATCTCCAGCATTGAGCAGAAGACGTCGGCCGACGGTAACGAGAAGAAGATCGAGATGGTGCGCGCCTACCGGGAAAAGATTGAGAAGGAGCTGGAGGCCGTCTGCCAGGACGTGCTCAATCTCCTCGACAACTTCCTGATCAAGAACTGCAACGACACGCAGCACGAGAGCAAAGTGTTCTACCTGAAGATGAAGGGCGACTACTACCGTTACCTGGCCGAGGTTGCCACGGGGGAGAAGAGAGCCTCGGTGGTGGAGTCCTCCGAGAAGTCCTACAGCGAGGCCCACGAGATCAGCAAGGAGCACATGCAGCCCACCCATCCCATCCGCCTGGGCCTGGCTCTCAACTACTCCGTCTTCTACTACGAGATCCAGAACGCCCCGGAGCAGGCGTGCCACCTGGCCAAGACCGCCTTTGATGACGCCATCGCCGAGCTGGACACCCTGAATGAGGACTCCTACAAAGACTCCACTCTCATCATGCAGCTGCTACGAGACAACTTGACGCTGTGGACGAGCGACCAGCAGGATGACGAGGGAGGCGAGGGCAACAATTAAAGAGTCCAAAACCTCATTCTgccaaaacaacacaacacgCGCGCTCACAAATgatgacaaaataataatactagTTAAAAAGTTcttagaaattaaaaaaaaaagggaggggaGGGCGGTGGAACATCGGCGGCCAATTTAGCCGATGGTACTAACGTGGCTgctgttctttatttttcaacaaattaaaagtgaaaaaaaaagttgatggAGGGAATTTTAGTTTGAGAAATAAcctacaattaaaaaataaaaaataaaagaatgaaacCCCTCCTtggtagcctctgcagcatTTGCCAAAATACCACTTTAGAAGCAAGAGGTATGTCATTCATCACAGTGTGACTATTGGGTAATGATACCTTCACACTGGCAGAGACTGGTCTTATCGCGCAAATGAAGCTGAGCTGTCTTATTGTATTTGGTGAGGGGAGGAGCATTCAGAAGTTGATGCTTGAGCAACCAGAAAATTAGAGTCACCTTGAATGTCATTGCTTagtcagagagaaagaaaaggcagGAGAGTGAGTGAGGGAGCAGATGGGTTGCAGAGATGAAGACGGGCTTCTTAGGGGTGTCATCGAGAAACGTACCGACATCTTTCGTTGCACCACACTATGATCGTTGAGTGAAAAGCAGGTTGTCTCTGTTATTGAAgataacataaaaaacaatgttttttgtttgctttgtgtcaGGTATGTGTCCAGCTCAGTCACACAGTCATACTGTaactaaaaatacaaaattcatAAAGTAAACTTAGTGCAGCTTGTCCCTCTCATGTGCTGATGTgctttattaaataaattaactgTTTTTGGACACCTAATTCTTATTGTCAGTATTGTCGTTACTTCTATTGGCTCCTTGTAGGAAACGATTTGATTCACCAgatagcaaaataaaataaatggaaatttaaaaaaagaaatgtggtgATTGAACATGATCATGAGTCCACCCTTATTCTCCAGTTATGCTATCTTCATAACAATCAGTAGGATCTCTGAACCGGCACCTGGAACCACAGACTTGATTAGTGAACTCAGTATAATTTGTGGACAGAGCACATGCAATGTTAAGTGGAAGCTCTAAAAGCAGATTTGAGGTTTGTGGATTTACTTTGTCTTCAGTTTCTTCTTGGTCAAGAAATGCAATTGCCTATTATACTGTTTCTTCAGTGTAAGATGATAACTGCTCCAATATTCTCCATAATACaatattgtgcatgctggtgaTGTATTTATACAGTAGCTTCAATTTATTAACTTATACTGTAGATGTTATGTATTCATATGAACATGGAATTACTAGACTTTAATCggattattttctatttatttctttttattgcgATTGTTAGCTAGACCTtattttaatctgtgttttctttactccATTTGCTGAAGTACGCTATACCAAAACAGTGATTGTTAACAATAAATTGATCTGTTACGGACATCGCTATGGTCACATGCAATTCTTGGTAAGGGTAACAAAAAGTGGAGAAAACATTGGGTAgtgaaggaactattttctttctactaaacTACACTCGCAACTGTGTCATGGCGCataaggaagcatgcatctactgctaaccTACCTAGCAACCCCTGAGCTAGCtgacgttacagctcagctaagGACAGGTGTCTGCAATCTTATTAATAGAGCCATTTgccaacatgaaaataaaaaaaatctgtctggagccacgAAACATATTTGAATGAAGACAACAGCCTACTAACTCTAGATTAGCCCTTCAACATTACGAACAGGTCTGAGCATTCATTAAGATCATTTACTAcgaggtggctactctgcagtagCCTTTTGATAATTATTTAGTATTTTATCTTTGCAGGGTTTgtggtgaaagcaaattaaTCGTCCACACACTACTAAATCCTTTAATTTCCTCcgagacttttactttttgggACTTGGAATTCAAGCTAGCCATGCTAGAAAGACGCTAGGCTAGCCACAGCCACTAAACTACTGCAAAATTACAGGACAAGGCACCAGGTCGTAGATGTATGATGCATACTGTAGTTGATGAAACTtctaacatttttttatatgatatataggctacacatttttacaactgaCGAATGCAATAATCattttaggcctacaacaatgctaaaaaaataaccattatttatttccatataatCCTATGTCAAAGCTACAGGGAGCCACTAGAGAAGGTTTCAAGAGCTGCAAGTTGCCCAACCCTGGCCAAGGAgcacaccattaatgtttatatctgtCACAAACATGAGCCTTCTGTCATTAAGTAGATGCAAACTTACTCCTGCGCGGTGATAGGGTTTGCGGGTGTAGTTcatcagaaagaaaatagttcctgcacaaaactgctcacaacaaggtctgtggattatcttgagtaaccaggtcatgatttctggaaagagacattactgttgagtatttcaaatgtattttttggcaccttgagcaccacaagtcaaGTGCCGCTTAGTTCGATTAAaatggagagaaggcagaagtctctacagctgatatctccgacactcggcaactcacaccaaaactatctaggttgataaatagcactacaggtaagaggagaaatatgtattcttgatttggggatgaactgtccctttatctattaaaagtaaaagtagacTGTTCATAGACTGAGTGACCCCTTTAAGAGGGAAAAGATGATTCTTAATTTTAATcttgtgtgcaaaaaaaaaatgcaggtttTGCTCACAAATTATCATCTTGTCCAACAagataaaaaaatgtctttggaGCCTCTTAATATATAGTGTTAATGCAGTAACATGTACTATAAGCAGcagacatgcacaaactggGCTTGTGTGACACTCTCCTGTTAGTCTGGTAGAGGGGCATGTGGTTTGCAGACCTCTTCTAGATCTCAACCTGACCAGGTTTGATCAATAACTGGAGAAaacatgtgtgagtgtgcaggGCCTAATCTATAATAATGTATCCTATTGTATGAGTTAATCccattttgcacattttactatagctattaaataaatgtagtgcagtataAAGCACAAAATTTCCCtctgaaaacctctgaattACATTTAAACAGTATTTAAGTGAAGGTACTTAGTTTCCATCACTGTTAGTGGTCAACTTCTTTCTAAATGAACCATTTAGCTAATGCATTTGTAATTCATTAACCCCATGGGGACAGATGCATGGAGGAGTCGCTCAGCTCTGGCTAATGCCTTTTTAAACAGTAGAAAACAACTGTCTGGAAGCTCAAGAGttcctttaaagaaaaatatgacATGCAAGTAGAGCTCTGAGACAGCCATTACTCGGGAGTATTTAGGAACAGAGAAATTATATAATAGAACGTGTCTGAAGTGttataaatagaaaaatacttgttttttttagacaCAGCTGTCAAAGATTCCTGAAAGAGGTGTTGCCACCCACTGTGCAAAAATATCATGNNNNNNNNNNNNNNNNNNNNNNNNNNNNNNNNNNNNNNNNNNNNNNNNNNNNNNNNNNNNNNNNNNNNNNNNNNNNNNNNNNNNNNNNNNNNNNNNNNNNNNNNNNNNNNNNNNNNNNNNNNNNNNNNNNNNNNNNNNNNNNNNNNNNNNNNNNNNNNNNNNNNNNNNNNNNNNNNNNNNNNNNNNNNNNNNNNNNNNNNNNNNNNNNNNNNNNNNNNNNNNNNNNNNNNNNNNNNNNNNNNNNNNNNNNNNNNNNNNNNNNNNNNNNNNNNNNNNNNNNNNNNNNNNNNNNNNNNNNNNNNNNNNNNNNNNNNNNNNNNNNNNNNNNNNNNNNNNNNNNNNNNNNNNNNNNNNNNNNNNNNNNNNNNNNNNNNNNNNNNNNNNNNNNNNNNNNNNNNNNNNNNNNNNNNNNNNNNNNNNNNNNNNNNNNNNNNNNNNNNNNNNNNNNNNNNNNNNNNNNNNNNNNNNNNNNNNNNNNNNNNNNNNNNNNNNNNNNNNNNTTTTCAGCTGTCAAAGAAtccacaaaatgaaaaatcacattttttgagTTAGTGAGCAAAGCACAAGGTAATCTCACAGTCTAAGTGACAGTGTGCTCTGgagtaataatgataatcttCTGCCGCAGCGGGGGTTAATTTCCATGTTAATGTGTTTGCAATTAGTACATCTTAATGTTTGCAATAAAAAAGGCACAATTATCAAGACTCCGTGTACGCTACAGTAGAGAAGGTGATGAAATAATTTCCATATTTCAtagttttctctctttcacattattttctatacattgttgctgctgttgaggATCCAACCAAACAACCAACAGCATGATGAAACCTAATCCTAAAATCACCTAACAGAGCTCATTCAGTattcatatttatattataCTTCATACTTAAATTCTGCTACACAGGAAAATACTGTACGTTTACTGCACCATACTTACCTCACAGTTACTAGTTACTTGTCATATAATAAGCATATTAAAAACAatgcatggtggtgcagtggttaacattgtcgcttcacagcaagagggttcctggttcaaacccagggtgggggagcccctctgtgcatgttctcctcgtgtcagcgtgggttttctgcgggtactccggcttcctcccacagcccaaagaaATGCAGGTGACTGGTGACTCCAAATTGTccctaggtgtgaatgtgagcgtgaacgGTTGTCCATCTCTACATGTTAgcctggtgacctgtccagggtgtacacTGCCTCTCGCtcattgtcagctgggatagactccagcacCCCCACCATCCCCAACAGCATAAGCGGtgacagaaaaatgaatgaatgccacCCCACACCTGAATTAGAACTTTAACTAATGCATGACTATGGATGCAGAATCTTCACaatgtattttgacattttatttaaaaaagcatcTGAGTATTTCTTCCACCAATGTCCACAGTGAGTGTTAATTTTTAAGACTGTGGTTTGTATAGTTGTTGCACTGGGTGGCATTATATTATCCGAAAATCCTGTTTTGTCTGTTATGAATGTTAAGGTGTTTGTTCACTTCCCCAGACAGCCATCCAGCTCACTTTGTGATACCTCACTTTAATAAAATAGTTCATACTCTGATAAATTCTATATCTAAATAAGGTTACATCTGTGAAATATtctaaccatgtgctttggACATAATGTTGAAAAGCTGTGAGAGTGTTCAGTGAAATGTGCAATTAAGACAAGGCATCTTACAGCATCATAAATGAGCAACATTTATTTCCACTTTTTGTACATTAAACGTGCATATCAATAAAACTAAAATTGATCATATAAATACCTCTACTGTAatactgttacaataaatatGGCTCTACAGATTctaggttaaataaaaaaacaaacttcaataTCAACTGCTGTGTGACACAAGGAGACACTCTCAGGAAGTACTGTACATGTCTTCTCTTTTAGCACATTTTTCATCACAGGTGACCTGTTCAGTGATTGTGCTATGATTAGGACCTAATAACTCTTCATACACTCATGTGGAAAGTGACCCTTTGCTCTCTTTGCTGTGCTTTTTTTCTAAAAGTGATGTTGAAAAATGCTCACAGTGTCAGTGTGACATATAAGAAAACTGGTGTCCTTCTTGTGTCCGTAGTCGGaccacattttttgtttgttctttgtcACCTACTCTTTGTGGAGTCAGTAACGAAATAGTGCCACACCTTTCACCAAATTGTGCTGGAAAGGAGAAgtacgcacacgcacacatacaccacACACGCAAAAATCCTAAATGTGCTCCAAGATTGGCTTAtgt
Encoded proteins:
- the ywhag1 gene encoding 14-3-3 protein gamma-1 gives rise to the protein MFLLAFFGFLRCSEFTSSTIHFDPCRHACISDLSQFSNDAMVFYIKQSKTNQSSHPTPVFYFSVTELNEALSNEERNLLSVAYKNVVGARRSSWRVISSIEQKTSADGNEKKIEMVRAYREKIEKELEAVCQDVLNLLDNFLIKNCNDTQHESKVFYLKMKGDYYRYLAEVATGEKRASVVESSEKSYSEAHEISKEHMQPTHPIRLGLALNYSVFYYEIQNAPEQACHLAKTAFDDAIAELDTLNEDSYKDSTLIMQLLRDNLTLWTSDQQDDEGGEGNN